The window TCTGCAATATCTTTAATCACTTTCTGTAATTTTTCACGATTACTTCCCTTTGTCATGATATTTAAAAGGAAAGGTTTTCCTGCATAATAAACAATAGCAACATGATGCAACTGCCTTATTTGAACTTCATCGGCTTCAGTTATATGATCTCTTTCACCATATTTATGACTGATTTGTATTTCATCGGGAATGGCAGCTCTGATCCCAAATGGGTAGTCTGATTCACTCAGGATTTCTAAAGCTAAATTGGAATATTTTTTATTTAAATAACTCGCATTATAGAGAACTCTTAGAAAAGTTGAATATGCTTTTACGGATATATAGTTCGATTCAGAAGCTAAATCAGTTGCATCAATAAATCCAAGATCCTTCTTAACCAATCGCATATATTCATCTGTAATTCGATCGAGGAGTAAAAGTGTTGCATCATTATCGGAATGAATAATCATATAATCCAATAACTCTTCAACAGTATAATACTTTAACAGTTTAAGTTTTGTTCTGGGCATACTTACCCATGGCTTTTGTTTTAATCTATTTTCCGTTTCACTTCCAAGGTATTGTATTTTCTCTTTTAACAAGGATGGATTTGTTTCCGCTTTT is drawn from Bacteroidota bacterium and contains these coding sequences:
- a CDS encoding serine hydrolase, with protein sequence MQKTQASNTTQNSFTKKKNSRLFYYVLVIVLILALGFILGWYVDFSEKKARIVRQYKKTLIEKSEEQKLMAPLKDTMIMPFINPIAFLYPQTNLCFDELENFKPKVQNYIAKAITDKSIDIVSVYFRDLTNGFWFGINEREKFSPASLNKVPVLIAVLKKAETNPSLLKEKIQYLGSETENRLKQKPWVSMPRTKLKLLKYYTVEELLDYMIIHSDNDATLLLLDRITDEYMRLVKKDLGFIDATDLASESNYISVKAYSTFLRVLYNASYLNKKYSNLALEILSESDYPFGIRAAIPDEIQISHKYGERDHITEADEVQIRQLHHVAIVYYAGKPFLLNIMTKGSNREKLQKVIKDIAEIVYQEVDTQVKQMPTCALERDKEKE